Proteins encoded by one window of Gopherus flavomarginatus isolate rGopFla2 chromosome 11 unlocalized genomic scaffold, rGopFla2.mat.asm SUPER_11_unloc_1, whole genome shotgun sequence:
- the LOC127040899 gene encoding olfactory receptor 6F1-like, whose amino-acid sequence MTGTEIRNQTSVQEFILLGFPGTWYFRMALAVLFSAMYVLTILGNVSIIALVRTHSRLHTPMYLFLCNLSFLEIWYTTACVPKAIGVMLGTSQTISFTVCLLQLYFLLSMGSTECFLLAIMAYDRYLAICHPLRYNSLMNRTFSAQLALASWLCGFLAISVLMSLISRLPFCGPNVINHFICDIDSWIALSCADMRLVELATFIDSFIIVMVSCAITVISYIFIISTILRISAAQGWQKAFSTCSAHLTVVTIWYGSAIFLFLIPSAQNSLDLNKIVNIFNTIVTPLLNPFIYTLRNKEVKEVLGKTVSGILSGFRKKEISSK is encoded by the coding sequence ATGACTGGTACAGAAATAAGAAATCAAACCAGTGTGCAGGAGTTTATCTTACTGGGCTTTCCAGGCACCTGGTATTTCCGGATGGCCCTTGCTGTGCTGTTTTCTGCGATGTACGTCCTAACGATCCTAGGGAATGTGTCCATCATAGCCCTAGTGAGGACCCACTCACGgctccacacccccatgtacttgtTTCTCTGCAATCTCTCTTTCCTAGAGATCTGGTACACCACAGCATGTGTCCCCAAGGCCATTGGCGTCATGCTGGGCACAAGCCAAACCATCTCTTTCACTGTCTGCCTCCTGCAATTGTATTTTCTCCTCTCCATGGGCTCCACAGAATGTTTCCTCCTGGCCATTATGGCCTATGACCGCTATCTGGCCATATGCCACCCATTGCGCTACAACTCCCTCATGAACAGAACTTTCTCTGCTCAGCTGGCTCTTGCCTCTTGGCTGTGTGGGTTCCTGGCTATCTCTGTGCTCATGTCTCTAATATCCAGGTTGCCTTTCTGTGGCCCAAATGTCATCAATCATTTTATTTGTGACATAGATTCCTGGATAGCACTTTCCTGTGCTGATATGCGCCTTGTTGAGCTGGCAACATTCATCGACTCATTCATTATTGTCATGGTCTCATGTGCAATAACTGTGATCTCCTACATTTTCATTATCTCCACCATCTTGAGAATCTCTGCAGCCCAAGGCtggcaaaaggccttttccacttgCTCAGCCCATCTCACCGTCGTGACTATCTGGTACGGCTctgccatttttctttttctcattcCGTCTGCACAGAACTCACTGGATTTGAACAAAATTGTCAACATCTTTAACACTATCGTAACTCCACTATTGAACCCTTTCATTTACACTCTGAGAAACAAGGAGGTGAAGGAAGTCTTGGGAAAGACAGTCAGTGGAATATTAAGTGGttttagaaaaaaagaaatttCATCAAAATGA